In Petrotoga miotherma DSM 10691, the following proteins share a genomic window:
- a CDS encoding RAMP superfamily CRISPR-associated protein, translating into MKKEIQGKLKKDINIQDFYPTADDLKNLPQDSVLIKISFTLKKPYTSKDEGEFHIIDGKIFENPIFRDKLTGLPMVRPSTWKGHLRYAAGKVELDEVKKKKLITRLFGSETVEGDDEETSKGRLYFYPTFFEEEAEKDVITPLKRDTRTPTKKGPIPLEVIKPGKNGDFYLLYLPYPKGKDFKEDEIKEDLEFLAETLKLMFYAYGFSAKKTSGFGIIEQLQDKNVEIYPEDMKSIFSILYTEVNKTVNHGAYK; encoded by the coding sequence GTGAAAAAAGAAATTCAGGGCAAGTTAAAAAAGGATATAAATATCCAAGATTTTTATCCTACTGCTGATGACCTAAAAAATCTTCCTCAAGATTCAGTTTTAATAAAAATTTCTTTTACTCTTAAGAAGCCCTATACAAGCAAGGATGAGGGAGAGTTCCATATAATTGATGGCAAAATTTTTGAAAATCCTATTTTCAGGGACAAATTAACTGGTTTGCCAATGGTTAGGCCCTCAACATGGAAGGGGCACTTAAGATATGCTGCTGGGAAGGTGGAATTGGATGAAGTAAAGAAGAAAAAATTAATCACAAGGCTTTTTGGAAGTGAAACTGTTGAAGGTGACGATGAAGAAACATCTAAAGGTAGACTATATTTTTACCCCACCTTCTTTGAAGAAGAAGCAGAAAAGGATGTAATTACTCCTTTAAAAAGGGATACCAGGACACCTACTAAGAAAGGACCTATACCTCTTGAAGTAATAAAACCAGGCAAAAATGGGGATTTTTATCTTTTATATCTTCCGTATCCAAAAGGTAAAGATTTCAAAGAAGACGAGATTAAAGAGGATTTAGAATTTCTTGCTGAGACATTAAAATTGATGTTTTACGCCTATGGCTTTTCTGCAAAGAAAACATCTGGGTTTGGAATTATAGAACAGCTGCAAGATAAAAATGTAGAGATTTATCCTGAGGATATGAAATCAATTTTCTCAATCTTATACACCGAAGTAAACAAAACTGTTAACCATGGTGCATACAAATGA
- a CDS encoding CRISPR-associated protein Csx11: protein MYFEKIKSARQNILTGEIGALLHDIGKCHPNFVKTKSKENIRGLPHHARDIDKFLDDYLVRYIKDEKFKFKINNIESGIYSLITKHHDKDEDLKDPKYQLVKLLKTCDHKDSADDKGIVRRQQGLDNTIISSPFGYQKEKIDLTSLQKRFDDLQDNLKGLFKNYIYDELDLSCFRKGLLNNLKTTFSHALGETRIPSNDVTLWDHSYSTASLFKSVLCEIALDEEPDPGELQWRALGFCWDGIGFINKGKKIADILKRNEIIEETKIELKEKFEDEIPIGNAIYEDINGVYFTFPTLKDDNAKELAKECAEESLKILRDKSDNEIWPFFTLSKPSRTLTILSSELKSAAEKRDIPKMSPMLFVENGEKQIGSNPDIPLPETDEDRKDVCPVCRMRTKPVSNERCDICEKRRKGRLQDWFNNRENTIWTDEVADKNNRVALLSLNFNLDKWLDGTMIGTIFSQTFEEWLNKAEEPLHEVVEKWKKEIRNDIDKKEETIKNMEKAKLKESAKKNLEKFIKGKEELEKQQNQLTFVLKPQKEVIYKLLGLVLNWWNTRSQKSKDNDKQKIAKILDTFFEDIKVVSDKDKNGIYIEDLMENLRLLIEPKPFNVTNLQRWFFTQNPSPARIYRIWKETEEFFELIIKEIINKIYSNKWGRLKFSIDNNNLKSKLKQGEELKENTPYLIKKEELNPQNLLVLHTKNGEFYTIESLDKFKSEDETGENAVCEALKQGFNYLALEDKPNENLLKEEIEPNNIKTEEYIPLIEINKSPLSLRMIVPASDAIKILELISKLYNERFEKVLGKLPLNAKLLVTNRKFPLYVLLDAEKRMLAGSGFTKAIPTNIWWNVDSLRNEGFYGYYSIKKREEGKYTLDDLSSLSKGKIYQILPGYFDFELLLGTTDRYNIYYEGENRGDRDYKLFSKRPYYQYQFSELLELWDILTANISTSQINFIEESFITKLREWRNIEDNNKEDIFKEFAVATLEDAFGKKWDELSEETRFLLINSSQNKALLDTIILFRHILKEGVEEK from the coding sequence ATGTACTTTGAGAAAATCAAAAGTGCTCGACAAAATATTTTAACAGGGGAGATAGGGGCGTTATTGCACGACATCGGTAAATGCCATCCTAACTTTGTAAAAACTAAATCCAAAGAAAATATTAGAGGATTGCCTCATCATGCCCGAGATATTGATAAGTTTTTGGATGATTATTTGGTGAGATACATTAAAGATGAGAAATTCAAATTCAAGATTAATAACATAGAGTCAGGTATTTATTCTCTCATTACTAAACATCATGATAAGGATGAAGATCTTAAAGATCCTAAATATCAGTTAGTAAAATTGTTGAAAACATGTGATCACAAAGACTCCGCTGATGACAAAGGTATCGTAAGAAGGCAGCAAGGATTAGATAATACAATTATCTCTTCTCCTTTTGGGTATCAAAAAGAAAAAATTGATCTAACGAGTCTTCAAAAAAGGTTCGATGATTTACAGGATAATTTAAAAGGGTTATTCAAAAATTATATTTATGATGAGCTTGATTTATCTTGCTTTAGAAAAGGATTGTTGAATAATCTTAAAACCACTTTTTCACATGCATTAGGAGAAACAAGAATTCCTTCAAATGATGTTACACTGTGGGACCATTCTTATTCGACAGCTTCGTTATTTAAATCAGTATTATGCGAGATTGCACTGGATGAAGAACCTGATCCTGGCGAGCTTCAGTGGCGAGCGCTTGGTTTTTGCTGGGATGGTATCGGTTTTATAAACAAAGGTAAAAAGATTGCAGATATTTTAAAAAGAAATGAGATTATTGAAGAAACGAAGATCGAATTGAAAGAGAAATTTGAAGACGAAATACCAATTGGAAATGCTATATATGAAGACATAAATGGAGTTTACTTCACTTTTCCTACCTTGAAGGATGATAATGCAAAAGAACTGGCAAAAGAATGCGCAGAGGAAAGTTTGAAGATTTTAAGAGACAAAAGTGATAATGAAATCTGGCCCTTTTTCACCCTTAGCAAGCCCTCAAGGACACTTACGATTCTTAGCAGCGAGTTAAAATCTGCCGCTGAGAAGAGAGACATTCCTAAAATGAGTCCAATGTTATTTGTTGAAAATGGGGAGAAACAAATAGGTAGTAATCCAGATATTCCTCTTCCTGAAACTGATGAAGATCGTAAAGATGTATGCCCTGTGTGCAGAATGAGAACAAAACCTGTAAGTAATGAAAGGTGTGATATATGTGAAAAGAGAAGAAAAGGAAGGTTACAAGATTGGTTTAACAATAGGGAAAATACAATCTGGACGGATGAAGTTGCAGATAAAAATAACCGTGTTGCTTTACTTTCTCTAAATTTTAATCTTGATAAATGGCTTGATGGAACAATGATTGGAACGATTTTTAGTCAAACTTTTGAGGAGTGGTTAAATAAGGCAGAAGAACCTTTGCATGAAGTTGTCGAGAAGTGGAAAAAGGAAATTAGGAATGATATTGACAAGAAAGAAGAAACAATAAAAAATATGGAAAAAGCCAAGTTGAAAGAATCTGCCAAAAAAAATTTAGAAAAATTCATCAAAGGTAAAGAAGAATTGGAAAAACAACAAAATCAATTAACTTTTGTTCTCAAACCCCAAAAAGAAGTAATTTATAAACTTTTAGGTTTAGTTTTAAATTGGTGGAATACTAGAAGCCAAAAAAGCAAAGACAACGATAAACAAAAAATAGCAAAAATATTAGACACATTTTTTGAGGATATTAAGGTGGTTTCAGACAAAGATAAAAATGGCATTTACATCGAAGATCTTATGGAGAATCTACGATTGCTCATTGAGCCAAAGCCTTTTAATGTGACTAACCTACAAAGATGGTTTTTTACCCAAAACCCATCCCCAGCTCGAATATATAGAATATGGAAAGAAACAGAAGAATTCTTTGAATTGATTATAAAAGAAATAATAAATAAAATTTATTCTAATAAATGGGGGAGATTGAAATTTTCTATTGATAATAATAATTTGAAATCTAAGCTGAAACAAGGAGAAGAATTAAAAGAAAATACTCCATATCTAATTAAAAAAGAAGAATTAAACCCACAGAATCTTCTGGTCCTTCACACAAAAAATGGAGAATTTTACACCATAGAATCCCTTGATAAGTTTAAGTCTGAAGATGAAACTGGAGAAAATGCCGTTTGTGAAGCATTAAAACAAGGATTCAACTACCTTGCGTTGGAGGACAAACCAAATGAAAATCTATTAAAAGAAGAAATAGAACCTAATAATATAAAAACTGAAGAATACATCCCTCTAATTGAAATTAATAAATCTCCTCTCTCGTTGAGAATGATTGTCCCTGCTTCTGACGCTATAAAAATTTTAGAATTGATATCAAAGCTTTACAATGAAAGATTTGAAAAGGTATTAGGGAAGTTGCCGTTAAATGCCAAACTTTTAGTAACAAACAGAAAATTCCCTTTGTATGTTTTACTTGATGCTGAAAAAAGAATGTTAGCTGGATCAGGGTTTACAAAAGCTATACCAACAAATATATGGTGGAATGTGGATTCACTTAGAAATGAAGGGTTTTACGGTTATTATTCCATAAAAAAGCGTGAGGAAGGGAAATACACGCTTGATGACCTCTCTTCACTTTCAAAGGGCAAAATTTACCAAATTTTACCAGGTTATTTTGATTTCGAATTATTATTAGGAACTACGGATAGATACAACATATATTACGAAGGAGAAAATAGGGGGGACAGAGATTATAAATTATTTTCAAAAAGACCATATTATCAATATCAATTTTCAGAGTTATTGGAATTATGGGATATTCTAACTGCTAATATTTCAACTTCCCAAATTAATTTCATTGAGGAGTCTTTTATTACAAAACTAAGGGAATGGAGAAACATAGAAGATAATAACAAAGAAGATATATTCAAAGAGTTCGCTGTTGCTACATTAGAAGATGCATTTGGTAAAAAATGGGATGAGTTGTCGGAAGAAACCAGATTCTTACTTATTAATTCTTCTCAAAATAAAGCATTGTTGGATACAATCATTTTATTCAGACATATATTGAAAGAGGGGGTTGAGGAAAAATGA
- the cmr4 gene encoding type III-B CRISPR module RAMP protein Cmr4 — protein sequence MREDMENENVKDLEPKTFYMKALDPIHIGAGGYRLGRVDNTIVRDPATDIPKIPGTAIAGVIREFTILHKMENEDECKNKSTEKEKRTCAEEKVKSYFGTGESKGMLRFYDGQIIFFPVSSIQGTVWVTTNEILEYWFGELKDDHGEKITLPKNNDDKAYALKGIKQNEINLGWLLLEVDSLDNTFENLLSSKFKHEGILDYVQRIVIVSEKLFSHIVNDNLEIRTSVKIDPTTGTAAEGALFTYEAIPRGTILGFEVVKDKTREKGDIDIEMKDVSSYFKLLGIGGMGTRGFGRVELLNIDNNKEKSGGK from the coding sequence ATGAGGGAAGATATGGAAAATGAAAATGTCAAAGACTTGGAACCAAAAACATTTTATATGAAAGCTCTTGATCCGATACACATTGGAGCTGGTGGATATAGGCTAGGTAGAGTAGATAATACCATAGTCAGAGATCCTGCAACAGATATTCCTAAAATACCAGGAACAGCAATTGCAGGCGTAATAAGGGAGTTCACGATTCTCCATAAAATGGAGAATGAAGATGAGTGCAAGAATAAATCCACGGAAAAGGAAAAAAGAACTTGTGCAGAAGAAAAGGTAAAATCGTATTTTGGAACTGGCGAAAGTAAAGGTATGTTAAGATTTTATGATGGGCAAATTATTTTCTTCCCTGTTTCTTCGATACAGGGCACGGTATGGGTTACAACGAATGAAATACTTGAATATTGGTTTGGGGAATTAAAAGATGATCACGGAGAAAAAATAACACTCCCGAAAAATAATGATGATAAAGCATATGCATTAAAGGGTATAAAACAAAATGAGATTAACCTTGGCTGGCTTTTGTTAGAAGTTGATTCGTTGGATAATACATTTGAAAATTTACTTTCCAGTAAATTTAAACATGAAGGTATCTTAGATTATGTGCAAAGAATTGTTATTGTTTCTGAAAAATTATTTTCGCATATAGTAAATGATAATTTAGAAATCAGAACATCGGTGAAAATAGATCCAACAACCGGAACCGCGGCTGAAGGAGCATTGTTTACTTATGAAGCTATTCCAAGAGGCACAATATTAGGGTTTGAAGTAGTTAAGGATAAAACTAGGGAAAAAGGTGATATTGATATTGAAATGAAAGATGTTTCGTCATATTTCAAACTTCTTGGTATCGGAGGAATGGGAACAAGAGGATTTGGTAGGGTTGAGTTGTTGAATATTGACAATAACAAAGAGAAATCAGGAGGGAAGTAA
- a CDS encoding DUF364 domain-containing protein, with amino-acid sequence MIIERIIEEAQPYLEGLKIKDAVIGISLIGLELSNNYMGVSYVLRENLKSGCSIFPYAQDIIGKDSLEIAEWALTGQDDLQRSIGVAVLTASSRSLPLVDVDTSIHPFSVEITPEDNVCSIGYIPQVANMFNGMVKNVFIFDRGVSQKGGVFGKVLPEEKQKDILPKCEIVFLSGTTVINHSLEYLLSLCKNAREIVLIGASTPMFPNAFVGTGVSILAGSWWDEREKDKIFRNISLAGGISHLSKFAIKKNVRV; translated from the coding sequence ATGATAATTGAAAGAATTATAGAAGAAGCACAGCCTTATTTAGAAGGATTAAAGATCAAAGATGCGGTTATAGGAATTTCACTTATTGGTTTGGAACTTAGTAATAATTATATGGGTGTAAGTTATGTTCTACGTGAGAATTTAAAATCAGGTTGCTCTATTTTCCCGTATGCTCAAGATATTATTGGTAAAGATAGTTTAGAAATTGCCGAATGGGCTCTCACGGGTCAAGATGATCTGCAAAGGTCTATTGGCGTTGCTGTGTTGACAGCATCTTCACGCTCCCTTCCTTTGGTTGATGTAGATACTTCTATTCACCCCTTTTCTGTTGAAATTACTCCAGAGGATAATGTTTGCTCGATAGGCTATATTCCTCAAGTTGCTAATATGTTCAATGGAATGGTCAAAAATGTATTTATTTTTGATCGTGGAGTTTCGCAAAAAGGTGGCGTTTTTGGTAAAGTCCTCCCTGAGGAGAAACAAAAGGACATACTTCCAAAATGTGAAATTGTTTTTTTAAGTGGGACTACTGTTATAAACCACAGCTTAGAGTATCTTTTAAGTTTATGCAAAAATGCCCGAGAGATAGTTTTAATTGGGGCATCGACCCCGATGTTTCCCAACGCGTTTGTTGGAACAGGGGTAAGTATTTTAGCAGGTTCTTGGTGGGATGAAAGGGAAAAAGACAAAATCTTTCGAAATATTTCACTCGCAGGGGGTATAAGCCACCTATCCAAATTTGCAATTAAAAAGAATGTAAGGGTATAA
- the cobO gene encoding cob(I)yrinic acid a,c-diamide adenosyltransferase: MEQSFVHVYTGNGKGKTTAALGLSVRAALSGKKVFFAQFIKGMEYSELKVSEFIKNIEIQQFGRECFIYKKPTEEDIEAANKGMDVCEKVLKGFEYDLVVLDELNIALYYKLIPLSRVVKAITERTPSIEVVITGRYAPEEIIEIADLVTEMKEIKHYYNQGVQARKGIEF; encoded by the coding sequence ATGGAACAATCTTTCGTTCATGTTTATACTGGCAACGGCAAAGGCAAAACAACAGCAGCTTTAGGGCTTTCTGTTAGAGCGGCACTTTCAGGTAAAAAAGTCTTTTTTGCACAGTTTATAAAAGGCATGGAGTATAGTGAGTTGAAAGTGAGCGAATTTATTAAAAACATTGAAATTCAACAGTTTGGTAGAGAATGTTTTATATACAAAAAACCTACAGAAGAAGACATAGAGGCAGCCAATAAGGGAATGGATGTTTGTGAGAAGGTTTTAAAAGGCTTTGAATACGATTTGGTTGTGTTGGATGAGTTAAATATTGCTTTATACTACAAATTGATTCCCCTGAGTAGAGTTGTAAAAGCAATTACAGAAAGAACTCCATCGATAGAGGTTGTAATAACTGGAAGATATGCCCCAGAAGAAATTATAGAAATTGCGGATTTGGTTACCGAGATGAAAGAGATTAAACATTATTACAACCAAGGTGTTCAAGCAAGAAAGGGAATAGAATTTTAA
- a CDS encoding ABC transporter ATP-binding protein translates to MIKAINLTKKFKDFTAVDGINLNVKTGEIYGFLGPNGAGKTTTIRMLTGTLKPTSGQIFIMDKDYNNYEMEIKREIGVVPDEPKMYENLKGSEYIEFVMNVYKLNSDEIHSRFNEICDAFGIDYLNDYIGDYSHGMKQKLMVASVLMRKPKVIFLDEPTVGLDARAARILKELLQKYKNEGSSIFFTTHILEIAEKMCDRIGIIDHGRILAEGNLEELRSLSKLGNKSLEDIFLELTGGSEVKEIIDEL, encoded by the coding sequence TTGATAAAAGCGATAAATTTAACAAAAAAATTTAAAGATTTCACTGCTGTTGATGGAATCAACTTAAACGTAAAAACAGGAGAAATTTATGGTTTTCTTGGTCCCAACGGTGCAGGGAAAACTACAACGATAAGGATGCTCACAGGAACACTAAAACCAACCTCTGGTCAAATTTTCATAATGGATAAAGATTACAATAATTACGAAATGGAGATAAAAAGAGAAATTGGGGTTGTGCCTGATGAACCAAAAATGTATGAGAATCTCAAAGGCAGTGAATACATAGAGTTTGTAATGAACGTATACAAATTAAATTCAGATGAAATTCATTCCCGATTTAACGAAATATGTGATGCCTTTGGGATAGATTACCTCAACGATTATATAGGTGATTATTCTCATGGTATGAAACAAAAATTAATGGTTGCCTCAGTTTTGATGAGAAAACCAAAGGTGATTTTTTTAGACGAGCCAACCGTAGGTTTAGATGCCCGGGCAGCAAGGATACTTAAAGAACTTTTACAAAAATACAAAAACGAAGGCTCTTCGATATTCTTTACGACGCATATACTTGAAATAGCAGAAAAGATGTGTGACAGAATAGGAATCATCGATCACGGTAGGATCCTTGCTGAAGGTAATTTGGAAGAGTTGAGGTCTCTCTCTAAACTCGGAAATAAGAGCTTAGAAGATATTTTCTTGGAATTAACAGGGGGTAGTGAAGTAAAAGAAATAATCGATGAACTCTAG
- a CDS encoding MBL fold metallo-hydrolase, translated as MAESKQLKVTILYDNTAYDKDLQANWGFSALIEVEKAPKILFDTGGSGEILLNNMKKLGVDPSTIDEVFISHNHYDHVGGLSGFLSENPNVTVYVPPSFKGVKNAKEVVTIKGPTEIHEGIYSTGELEGIEQSLCVKTEKGIVIIVGCSHPKMENILKTASTFGDVYGIIGGLHGTPAESLKGLKLICATHCTQQKEDIKRLFPEAYIEGGAGKVIEI; from the coding sequence ATGGCAGAAAGTAAACAATTGAAAGTTACTATTTTATACGATAATACAGCATATGACAAAGATCTCCAAGCTAATTGGGGATTCTCTGCTTTGATTGAAGTAGAAAAAGCACCTAAGATACTTTTCGATACTGGTGGAAGTGGAGAGATTCTGTTAAACAACATGAAAAAGTTGGGAGTTGATCCATCTACAATAGATGAGGTTTTTATATCTCACAATCACTACGATCATGTGGGAGGCTTGTCGGGTTTTCTTTCGGAAAACCCTAATGTAACGGTTTACGTTCCACCATCTTTTAAGGGAGTGAAAAATGCGAAAGAAGTTGTTACCATAAAAGGTCCTACTGAAATACATGAAGGCATTTATTCCACTGGAGAATTAGAAGGGATAGAACAATCTCTTTGTGTAAAAACTGAAAAAGGAATAGTAATCATAGTTGGATGTTCTCATCCAAAGATGGAAAATATATTAAAAACCGCTTCAACATTTGGAGATGTCTATGGAATAATTGGAGGGTTACACGGAACACCTGCAGAATCTTTGAAAGGTTTAAAACTAATTTGTGCAACACATTGTACCCAACAAAAAGAAGATATTAAAAGGCTTTTTCCTGAAGCGTATATAGAAGGTGGCGCAGGAAAGGTTATTGAAATTTAA
- a CDS encoding YfcC family protein, which produces MEKSVKISRNMFITSALVIFSIMMISGVLTILLPAGEYEREFIDGRTVIVEDSYQTIEKPNYPFWRWFTAPIEVLWSSDAPLIITIIVFILVVSGSIYILNKNHVIEYIINKIVKRYSKQKNVLLGLMILVFMLLGALMGIFEEIVPLIPIVIMFSISLGWDDLTGLGMSLLAAGFGFSAAIANPFSLGVAQRIAEIPLFSGIGLRIIIFITTYLLLFVFLRNYAKKHQKEVVDQQIETIDYDVNTSKASKILITIISILFILILISGFTGFMSGLMLPVVGVLFMVGGFLSGLVVEKSISKVFKDFLIGMSNLLPGVILILMAMSVKLIITNGKILDTILYNASIVISESGTVAATFLIYLLFFVMNLFIGSASAKAFLTMPIIVPLADLVGITRQTAVQAFVFGDGFSNLLYPTNAVLLISLGIAGVSYFKWFKFIWKIQLVMFLLSLLYLYIAVKIGYGPI; this is translated from the coding sequence ATGGAAAAGTCTGTAAAAATAAGCAGAAACATGTTTATAACCTCAGCATTAGTTATTTTTTCTATTATGATGATCTCAGGGGTATTAACAATTTTATTGCCTGCGGGGGAGTATGAAAGAGAGTTTATAGACGGAAGAACAGTCATCGTAGAAGATTCTTACCAGACAATAGAAAAACCAAATTATCCCTTTTGGCGATGGTTTACCGCTCCTATCGAAGTATTATGGAGCTCTGATGCACCCCTTATAATCACTATTATTGTGTTTATATTGGTAGTTTCTGGTTCAATCTATATTTTGAATAAAAACCATGTCATTGAATACATTATCAATAAGATTGTTAAAAGGTACAGCAAACAAAAAAATGTTTTATTAGGTTTGATGATTCTAGTTTTTATGCTTTTAGGTGCTTTGATGGGGATTTTTGAAGAGATTGTCCCTTTAATACCGATTGTAATAATGTTTTCAATATCGTTGGGTTGGGATGACCTAACAGGTTTGGGGATGAGTTTACTCGCAGCAGGATTTGGTTTTTCTGCAGCAATAGCGAATCCGTTTAGTTTAGGGGTGGCACAAAGAATAGCTGAAATTCCACTTTTTTCGGGAATAGGCCTCAGAATAATTATTTTTATCACAACTTACCTACTTTTATTTGTTTTTTTGAGGAATTATGCTAAAAAACACCAAAAAGAGGTTGTTGATCAGCAAATAGAAACCATCGATTATGATGTAAACACTTCAAAAGCTTCTAAAATTTTAATAACAATAATTTCCATATTGTTTATACTGATTTTAATTTCTGGTTTTACCGGATTTATGAGTGGCCTTATGTTACCCGTTGTTGGTGTGCTATTCATGGTAGGAGGTTTTTTATCGGGTTTAGTTGTAGAAAAAAGTATTTCTAAAGTGTTCAAAGATTTTTTAATTGGCATGAGCAATCTGTTGCCTGGAGTCATATTGATTCTCATGGCTATGTCGGTAAAACTAATAATTACCAATGGAAAAATCTTAGACACGATATTGTACAATGCATCTATTGTTATATCTGAATCAGGAACTGTCGCTGCAACTTTTTTGATTTATTTGCTTTTTTTTGTTATGAATCTATTCATAGGTTCAGCTTCCGCAAAAGCATTTTTGACTATGCCAATTATAGTTCCTTTGGCAGACTTGGTTGGAATCACGAGACAAACCGCTGTACAAGCTTTCGTTTTTGGAGATGGATTTAGTAATTTGTTGTATCCTACTAATGCAGTGTTGTTAATCTCGTTGGGAATAGCTGGAGTTAGTTATTTTAAATGGTTTAAATTCATTTGGAAGATTCAGCTGGTTATGTTTCTTCTTTCTTTGTTATATTTGTATATTGCAGTAAAAATAGGATACGGTCCTATATAA
- a CDS encoding M14 family metallopeptidase — protein sequence MYDYSYDFDKCRKNFYTFENELNKYYSTVSNDSYSIEEDSYIDSFLCQNEGNRKLFLITTGEHGIEGYAGNVFMQIFVKEFLHRIKNQEISLFLIHSLNPWGMRHKRRVNENNVDLNRNFLYQNEDLSNESYKKMKRYFTKKRPVGVLDSSLIVGFFELLPYLLKLGSKGIKEALTKGQYVDNKSVYYGGKKEEKSTKYIKEIYEKVFNTYDFILHLDIHTGAGPKDKLLIVNSAFDKEDCNTREKQFDYSPITQAKKETFYSINGDMIDYIHKKYQSTSNFYSTCLEFGTYGEGLMGQLKSIKSLVLENQAWWYGAKSVRVRSKVDKLFREMFFPERNDWRSSFEEDTKKALNGILKYFEFFK from the coding sequence ATGTATGATTATTCGTATGATTTTGATAAGTGTAGAAAGAACTTTTACACCTTTGAAAATGAGTTAAATAAATATTATTCTACAGTTTCTAATGATTCCTATTCAATTGAAGAGGACAGTTATATTGATAGTTTTTTATGTCAGAACGAAGGTAACAGAAAGTTGTTTCTTATTACAACAGGCGAGCATGGAATAGAAGGATACGCAGGTAATGTGTTCATGCAGATATTCGTTAAAGAGTTTTTACACCGAATAAAAAATCAAGAAATTTCGTTGTTTCTCATTCATTCCTTGAACCCTTGGGGAATGAGGCATAAAAGAAGAGTAAATGAAAACAACGTTGATTTAAATAGAAATTTTCTTTATCAAAACGAGGATTTAAGCAACGAGTCATATAAAAAAATGAAAAGGTATTTCACCAAAAAAAGGCCGGTTGGTGTTTTAGACTCCAGTTTAATAGTTGGATTTTTTGAATTGTTACCTTATTTATTAAAATTAGGTTCGAAAGGGATAAAAGAGGCTCTAACCAAAGGACAATATGTTGATAATAAATCTGTTTATTATGGCGGAAAGAAAGAAGAAAAATCAACTAAGTACATAAAAGAAATATACGAAAAAGTTTTTAACACCTACGACTTTATCCTTCACTTAGATATCCATACAGGAGCAGGTCCAAAAGATAAATTGTTGATTGTTAATTCTGCCTTTGATAAAGAAGATTGCAATACCAGAGAAAAGCAGTTTGATTACTCTCCTATTACACAAGCGAAAAAAGAAACTTTTTACAGTATAAATGGAGATATGATAGATTATATACACAAAAAATATCAAAGTACTTCAAATTTCTATTCTACGTGCTTGGAATTTGGTACATATGGCGAAGGATTAATGGGCCAATTGAAAAGTATAAAAAGTTTGGTTTTAGAGAATCAAGCATGGTGGTATGGTGCAAAAAGTGTGCGAGTAAGATCGAAAGTCGATAAATTATTTAGAGAGATGTTTTTTCCAGAGCGTAATGATTGGCGAAGTTCTTTTGAAGAAGATACTAAAAAGGCATTGAATGGAATATTGAAATATTTTGAATTTTTTAAGTAG